Proteins from one Mycobacterium sp. EPa45 genomic window:
- a CDS encoding cell wall metabolism sensor histidine kinase WalK, whose translation MFSNLRANTRSLSARLLIGQLCLLLVVCLGIGAVTILALHQYLIGEVDSQLRETAHRSAIIYGEPPPPPLPPSLRENRPPWPRPGPGPQFLDAPGQPIGMVAAVLTNGTPSDAGMLGPGGVRVQVPPGAIAELTQNAEQRRPVTRHLDELGDYRVIAVRSRLTGETLVIGLSLGNLNATLLRVALTFAVVTAAALAVATTVGILINRRALAPLTRVVATAGEVANLPLDRGEVELPVRVREADANPYTEVGRLGLALNRMLDHISTALSTRQASESRVRQFVADASHELRTPLAAIRGYTELAQRKRDQVPDDVAHAMGRVESEAERMTNLVEDLLLLARLDSGRPLEREPVDLSRLSADVASDAHIAGPDHEWNLDVPSDPLYVTGDDARLHQVVANLLANARTHTPPGTTVTLSLHAEPDAAVLRVVDDGPGIPAELQSEVFERFARGDTSRSRKGGSTGLGLAIASAVVRAHGGSIELNSVPGLTEFTVRLPRSAQT comes from the coding sequence ATGTTCTCAAACCTGCGAGCTAACACCCGGTCTCTCAGTGCGCGGCTGCTGATCGGTCAGCTGTGCCTGCTGCTGGTCGTCTGCCTAGGCATCGGCGCGGTGACAATCCTTGCACTGCACCAGTATCTGATCGGCGAAGTCGACAGTCAGCTGCGCGAGACCGCCCACCGTTCGGCCATCATCTACGGTGAACCACCGCCTCCGCCGCTCCCGCCGTCGTTGCGCGAGAACCGGCCGCCGTGGCCGCGGCCGGGGCCCGGGCCGCAGTTCCTGGACGCTCCCGGGCAGCCGATCGGAATGGTCGCTGCCGTCCTCACCAACGGCACCCCCAGCGACGCCGGCATGCTCGGTCCGGGCGGCGTGCGCGTGCAGGTACCGCCCGGCGCCATCGCCGAACTGACGCAGAACGCGGAACAACGCCGGCCGGTGACGCGCCACCTCGACGAACTGGGCGACTACCGGGTGATCGCGGTTCGGAGCAGGCTGACCGGTGAGACTCTGGTGATCGGCCTGAGTTTGGGCAATCTCAACGCGACGTTGTTGCGGGTGGCATTGACGTTCGCGGTGGTCACGGCGGCCGCGCTGGCGGTGGCCACCACCGTCGGCATCCTGATCAACCGTCGAGCGCTGGCGCCGCTTACCCGGGTCGTGGCCACCGCGGGCGAGGTGGCGAACCTGCCGTTGGACCGCGGCGAAGTGGAGCTGCCGGTGCGCGTGCGCGAAGCCGACGCGAATCCCTATACCGAGGTGGGCCGCCTGGGGCTCGCCTTGAACCGGATGCTCGACCACATCTCGACCGCACTGTCGACGCGGCAGGCCAGCGAGAGCCGGGTGCGCCAATTCGTCGCCGACGCCAGCCATGAGCTACGTACCCCGCTTGCCGCCATCCGCGGCTATACCGAACTGGCACAACGCAAACGGGACCAGGTACCCGACGACGTAGCACACGCGATGGGCCGGGTGGAGTCCGAGGCCGAGCGCATGACCAACTTGGTCGAGGACTTGCTGCTGCTGGCGCGGTTGGACTCCGGTCGCCCGCTCGAACGCGAGCCGGTCGACCTTTCCCGGCTGTCGGCCGACGTCGCCAGCGATGCGCACATCGCCGGACCCGACCACGAGTGGAACCTCGACGTGCCATCGGATCCGCTGTATGTCACCGGCGACGACGCGCGACTGCACCAGGTGGTGGCCAACCTGCTGGCGAACGCCCGCACGCACACCCCGCCCGGAACGACGGTCACGTTGTCGCTGCACGCGGAGCCCGACGCCGCGGTGTTGCGGGTGGTCGACGACGGTCCGGGCATCCCTGCGGAGCTGCAGTCCGAGGTGTTCGAGCGATTCGCGCGCGGGGACACGTCGCGATCCCGTAAGGGTGGCTCGACCGGGCTTGGCCTGGCGATCGCGTCCGCGGTGGTGCGCGCCCACGGCGGCAGCATCGAGTTGAACAGCGTGCCGGGCCTGACCGAATTCACGGTGCGGCTGCCCAGGTCGGCCCAGACATGA